The Mercenaria mercenaria strain notata chromosome 10, MADL_Memer_1, whole genome shotgun sequence genome contains a region encoding:
- the LOC123561083 gene encoding beta-1,3-galactosyl-O-glycosyl-glycoprotein beta-1,6-N-acetylglucosaminyltransferase-like has product MGNVLKFLLFKKGHYKYLIIWFMIIIFAFNMKMYFRETELNSITKRITETRDIDYLYKLPKIEHFHVDKYVLLTNSVALKGHFNYSGHKRSQVLQIDGLSNFINLAKPVLLPDEKFGGSVKRKDKYFKDERMVTDVNCRALIKGDKNELEKLKNEYTDWFHTRTAIEPKDYINMTGNCTQFVKQRGYIMHHLTTKEKNFPIAYSILMYKDVEQTERLLRAIYRPQNVYCIHVDSKSSEKIFRAMSNITSCFDNVFLTNKRLNILWGRLSVLSAELLCMEELWNKSITWKYFINLTGQEFPLRTNYELVRILQSYNGANDVEATIERANRYRWTWAGSPPHNTTAVKGSVHVAVQRGFVDYVLHDERAKGILKWAKRTFVPDETFFATLNHNPILNVPGSYRGLPETTMWNDSIKPFMARFKNWGGKLTNWPCKGKRVHGICVFGIADLPLLASRGEMFANKFHLEYEPRTLDCLEELLYNNSREEYRGNLGFDVRWYSQLGFVKNKIN; this is encoded by the exons ATGGGAAATGTGCTTAAATTTTTGCTCTTTAAAAAAGGACattataaatatttgattatttggttcatgataattatttttgctttcaacatgaaaatgtattttagaGAGACGGAGCTTAATAGCATAACTAAGAGAATTACAGAAACACGAGATATAGATTATCTATATAAATTACCGAAAATTGAACATTTTCATGTGGATAAATATGTTCTATTGACAAATTCTGTTGCATTGAAAGGTCATTTTAATTATTCGGGACACAAACGAAGCCAGGTGTTACAGATAGATGgtctttcaaattttatcaatCTAGCGAAGCCTGTTTTGCTGCCCGATGAAAAATTCGGAGGAAGTGTAAAAAGGAAAGATAAATATTTCAAGGATGAGCGTATGGTAACAGACGTCAATTGTCGCGCATTAATTAAAGGCGACAAAAATGAACTtgagaaattaaaaaatgaatacacagACTGGTTCCATACAAGAACTGCTATTGAACCTAAAGACTATATAAATATGACAGGTAATTGTACGCAATTTGTTAAACAAAGGGGCTACATAATGCACCACCTGACGACAAAAGAGAAAAACTTTCCCATCGCATACAGCATACTGATGTATAAAGATGTAGAACAAACCGAAAGGCTTCTTAGAGCAATTTACAGACCACAGAATGTATACTGTATTCATGTTGACTCTAAAAGCAGTGAGAAGATATTTAGAGCAATGTCGAACATAACCAGCTGCTTCGATAATGTCTTTCTGACGAACAAGAGGTTGAACATCCTCTGGGGCCGGCTGTCAGTACTGTCTGCCGAATTGCTCTGTATGGAAGAACTTTGGAACAAAAGTATAACATGGAAGTATTTCATAAACTTGACAGGACAGGAGTTTCCACTTCGAACGAACTACGAGTTGGTTCGAATCCTGCAGTCATATAATGGAGCAAATGATGTGGAAGCCACTATAGAAAG AGCTAACCGATATCGTTGGACCTGGGCAGGGTCTCCGCCGCACAATACAACAGCAGTGAAGGGCTCTGTACATGTAGCTGTACAGAGAGGCTTTGTTGACTATGTTCTACATGACGAAAGAGCAAAGGGTATTCTTAAATGGGCAAAAAGAACATTTGTTCCCGATGAAACGTTCTTCGCCACACTGAATCATAACCCTATTTTAAATGTACCAGGATCATACCGGG GACTGCCTGAAACAACGATGTGGAACGATTCGATTAAACCTTTTATGGCACGGTTCAAGAACTGGGGTGGTAAATTAACAAATTGGCCATGCAAAGGAAAACGTGTGCATGGGATTTGCGTGTTTGGAATTGCTGATCTGCCCCTTCTAGCTTCACGCGGAGAGATGTTCGCAAATAAGTTCCATTTAGAATATGAACCACGTACATTAGACTGTCTTGAGGAGTTGTTGTATAACAACAGCCGAGAAGAGTATAGAGGAAATCTTGGATTTGATGTTAGATGGTACTCTCAACTaggttttgtcaaaaacaaaatcaattaa
- the LOC123561084 gene encoding uncharacterized protein LOC123561084, which translates to MKNMIFVIAAILCIVKISVADDNSYRDVLENLEDRLISRLQETEVGSLRAQMDTHTETERDENFLNEGQKSDEFKAKKRRPPFAIDRVKPLPVCRPYVPFLPTSTCCERGFAYVDLTKNSPCNAIDTATGIEFLQEPTSQSGVTEDCSKTALLKVNFEKFTKVPCDYCLRKPLCGRRMLRIDLKLSSGTRSNWGFNIGDSRTNDGWKGDSNTQINDAETDGRFPAVRVYQSDKCPTRFPLKTFPNAIGPDVQEVTIYVSNQHIRIVNDQGLDEYVCDNCLYALNGQADSQGVNEDIYIGLNRVVSGRIDRNGVGVCSATLTWACPRW; encoded by the exons ATGAAGAATATGATTTTCGTTATTGCGGCAATACTCTGCATTGTCAAAATATCAGTAGCAGACGACAATTCATACCGAGATGTATTGGAGAATCTTGAAGACCGTCTTATATCAAGACTCCAAGAAACAGAAGTTGGATCCTTACGTGCACAGATGGACACACATACCGAAACAGAAAGAGATGAAAATTTCTTGAATGAAG GTCAGAAATCCGATGAGTTTAAGGCGAAGAAAAGGCGGCCACCTTTTGCAATTGACAGAGTTAAACCATTGCCGGTTTGTAGACCATACGTGCCGTTCCTTCCTACTTCTACTTGTTGTGAACGCGGTTTCGCCTACGTTGATCTAACCAAAAACTCCCCTTGCAATGCAATTGACACGGCAACTGGCATTGAATTCCTTCAGGAACCAACATCTCAATCTGGAGTAACTGAGGACTGCAGCAAAACAGCTCTGCTTAAG gTTAATTTCGAGAAGTTTACAAAGGTACCTTGTGACTATTGTCTAAGAAAGCCGTTATGTGGTCGGCGCATGCTCAGAATCGACCTTAAACTGAGTTCCGGCACGAGGTCTAACTGGGGCTTCAACATAGGGGACAGCAGGACTAACGACGGGTGGA agGGAGACTCTAACACTCAGATAAATGATGCCGAGACCGACGGACGATTTCCAGCAGTTCGAGTCTATCAAAGCGATAAATGCCCGACAAGATTTCCGCTCAAGACTTTCCCAAACGCCATTGGTCCCGATGTACAAGAGGTGACCATTTACGTCAGCAATCAGCATATCCGGATTGTGAATGACCAAGGCTTGGACGAGTATGTTTGTGACAACTGTCTGTATGCCCTGAATGGCCAGGCGGACAGTCAAGGAGTGAACGAGGATATTTACATAGGTCTGAACCGTGTAGTGTCCGGTAGGATAGACAGGAATGGCGTTGGGGTGTGTTCGGCAACATTAACTTGGGCTTGTCCTCGCTGGTAG